The proteins below are encoded in one region of Populus alba chromosome 2, ASM523922v2, whole genome shotgun sequence:
- the LOC118049331 gene encoding heat stress transcription factor A-7b: MNPYLTVKQEYAGSSLLPLSGGDEPPTMMLPPQPMEGLHDTGPPPFLTKTFDMVDDPMTNHIVSWSRGGFSFVVWDPCSFSANLLPRYFKHNNFSSFVRQLNTYGFRKIDPDRWEFANEGFLRGQKQLLRNIKRRKAASQPLSQQQARDACVEVSRFGLDGEIDLLKRDRQVLMMELAKLRQQQQKARSYIQAMEQRLQGTEKKQQQMMQFLARAMQNPAFLLQLVQQKGKRKEFEEAMTKKRRIPVDQRPGRSGGGESNRIDGSANPIKAEALEYGDYGFEVSELEALALEMQGYGRASREQEDGVEELEPLESGDRELDEGFWEELLNESAGGGEDEDVNTLAERLGYLRSSPKYRN; this comes from the exons ATGAATCCATATCTAACAGTGAAGCAAGAGTACGCAGGATCAAGTTTATTGCCTCTGTCCGGCGGTGATGAGCCGCCGACAATGATGCTCCCACCACAGCCGATGGAAGGTTTACATGATACAGGACCACCGCCATTCCTAACCAAGACTTTTGACATGGTGGATGACCCAATGACCAATCACATAGTTTCTTGGAGCAGAGGAGGGTTTAGCTTTGTTGTTTGGGATCCTTGTTCTTTCTCCGCAAATCTCCTTCCTAGATACTTCAAGCATAATAATTTCTCCAGCTTTGTCAGGCAGCTCAATACTTAT GGCTTTAGAAAGATTGATCCAGATAGATGGGAGTTTGCCAATGAAGGATTTCTGAGGGGTCAAAAGCAGCTTCTAAGGAATATAAAGAGAAGAAAGGCAGCTTCTCAGCCTCTTTCTCAACAGCAAGCTCGAGATGCCTGTGTTGAAGTTAGCCGTTTTGGATTAGATGGAGAAATCGATCTCTTGAAACGTGACAGGCAGGTTTTGATGATGGAGTTAGCGAAGCTTAGACAGCAGCAACAGAAAGCTAGATCTTATATACAAGCTATGGAGCAAAGGCTACAAGGGACAGAAAAAAAGCAGCAGCAGATGATGCAATTCTTAGCTCGAGCAATGCAAAATCCTGCCTTTCTACTGCAGTTAGTCCAAcagaaagggaaaaggaaagaatttgAGGAAGCAATGACTAAAAAGAGAAGAATTCCTGTTGATCAAAGACCTGGTCGAAGTGGTGGTGGTGAATCAAACCGTATTGATGGAAGTGCAAACCCCATCAAGGCAGAGGCTTTAGAGTATGGAGACTACGGATTTGAAGTGTCAGAGCTGGAGGCACTTGCATTGGAAATGCAAGGGTATGGCAGGGCAAGTAGAGAGCAAGAGGATGGAGTAGAGGAGCTAGAGCCACTAGAAAGCGGAGATAGAGAACTTGACGAGGGATTTTGGGAAGAACTGTTAAATGAGAGTGCTGGAGGAGGTGAAGATGAGGATGTGAATACATTAGCTGAGCGCTTGGGTTATTTGCGTTCAAGTCCTAAGTACAGAAATTGA